TTAATGAACAGTTAAGAGACTTAGAGACTTGTTATATAAATCTGTAGCTAAAAGTAATCCATTCACTTGACACTaggatagaaaaataatttcaaacaaattatttaattttataaatttattttataggtcCAGTATTGAGTATAGCAATGTCTTCCAATACCGAATACATTACGACTTGTGGTCAAGATCAAACCATTAAAGTGTGGAGAattgtaataaacaaataaacaataatcgAATAATGGTACAATTTTAACgaatttaataaacatatcaTTGGATACGCTTCAAATGAATTTTGTCATATTTCACGACGCAAAGAATTCATAGGTGGGTGGCACTGGGTTGGCGGTTGAAAAGCGTATAAAAATCTATATCTATGGTATCAACCATAGACATAGAGAATGGACTAAGCATTAAGCAATATCCACATGAAATTAACCAAACGATCGTGCGACCAATACTTGTCTGTCTTTTTTTGTAGGCTTGTAGCATATAGATAATTAAAGATCAACTGACCGCAGAATCACTTTGTCTCTCTCACTTTCTGCccgtatttactttaaatttggataggaaatacttttttcattttctatgtcTATGGTATagaccaacaaaaaaaaaaaagaacataagTTATTTTATCgaggacatttaaaaaaacaaagtacattttcaaagcacacagtttaatttaagtagttcgatcttttaattctgatttaaaataacttaatatttCCTTCTACTGAAGATTGAAATTCCTGTAGTAgattattgtttacaaaaaaaaaaaaaatcttggcTCGAGAAGTAATTTTCGGGAGCCACAGATTACCAAGGAGGGGGCAAGTCATTGTAGTTTTCCCTCCCTTAAATATGCCTGTTTTGACTCTTGGGCAATGgaagatattgtttttttaatttgaataatatttaaatatttttttgcgtaTATGGGGAACCTGTGcccctaataattttttatcagcattaataaatttcattgcaACCAACATTCATTAAGTCCAttcattacaaaattcattttgaaacacgaccaatttttattgtattttcattaaaaattgagtgatataaaaaaatttttttagataatacaaataatttataagcaatattttacaattgttattatataaagtattttaataaaatatttttattcagctGTGTTTTATTCTTAAAGGTCTGCTAATTCAGTGAGTCCTGCTTGTAAATCagttaataattcttttttcacTGCAATCGGTACTAATTCTCTGGCTTTTGGTGTTACATGTTGTACTAATTCATCAAATGTGTGTTTAGTGTTAGGATCATTCAAATAATTACGGCATGCCATTTTTACTTGATCTCTCCATCCGCATTCTATCAGGCGTAATTTTACTCGTTCTCGACAACTGTAAAATCAATAACAACATAACACTTAAATTTGATTAACATTCTTATCAATTCGCGATTAAAGTCTTCCATGGCGGTGTCGATGAAACTGCTCCAAGAGAGATAGATTGGAATAGAGGTATTCAATCAGGCTGTTGTATTTGGCCGAAtcaaaaatagaattatattgGCTTAACTCTCCCTTGAGTAATTCTAAATTGGGATAGGGAGCAGAATTTTTTATAGCGAACTTTAATCGCGAATATGTAGTCTGTAAGCAGAATGTTGTATCTTCTTCTGAACTATCGACTTCGGCCGATTCACGGTTGTGACGGGGTAAATAGCtcttaatttttcattgataatAAAAGAGTATAATATCTGtgcttgaatttttataatgtttttaacgCAATGATGGAAGCGACGCGAAGCTATAAACCAATAATACTCTACAGGATAGATTCAAAAATTGAGTgtccattatttttttagtcCATAATTATGTTAAGAATTCTCGAACAAGAACATATATTGGATTTCTTACAAAGTAATTATTGCGCCCCATGTACGCTTTTAAAGTTcttaacaaattataatattgctTTTATTATCTTCCCAATCACGCAACAAAGCGAAAAGTGTGATGCAAAATTTTCAGCTTCgcattcaaaaactaaaaattataagcTTCGAATGGGCTGTAGATAATTCTAATTAGACCCTTTTACTCGGAGATGCAGCTgtttgaaattagaaaatatttaaacattttttaaagggATGACTTTTTATGgcaaatgtatatatttaaaaaaatatgctatcagtaaagaaaaatactaattgttgaaataaataccacgatactcgacataaaacacatattaacacttgaaaatgattcaaaaaattacttgtttgatttcaaaaaatcgtACAAACGCCATTCAGTTTgagaaagtttattgaaaactaTGTCACTCGATCAAAATGTAAACAGACTTtggaaaatttctaaatcacatttttaaaaaaaatttattcttggtCACTTGTACTCCAATATTAGCGTAAGGCACAAAGATTGTCATGTATTTAGATTTCCGGGTATTTGCATGGTCGGCAAGACAAGTGCTGATTAGTGGAAAAGTGCTGGCACTTTGCTTGTCTGTACACACACACAGGGGCCTTGCAGTTCTATACCCGTATTCTGTGACTATCCGTTTGACaaatttccgtttttttttacttagagATACCTATCAAAAGTTATAAGGTAAATCCCAACCTAGCGATGGCGTACGATCCCAGTTCAAAACTCTCAAGATCGTAAAGGTAAACAAGAGAAATTTTACTGTCAAATCGTGGGGACAGAAAAAATCGAATTGttgatatctgtttttttttactgtttttttctAGGCATTTGCCTAAATAGTTTTAAGACCTTTTTTCATTAGAGACTATAG
This genomic interval from Chrysoperla carnea chromosome 1, inChrCarn1.1, whole genome shotgun sequence contains the following:
- the LOC123305856 gene encoding transcription and mRNA export factor ENY2 codes for the protein MTNKKYDCSKSTNMVLRRANLRDSCRERVKLRLIECGWRDQVKMACRNYLNDPNTKHTFDELVQHVTPKARELVPIAVKKELLTDLQAGLTELADL